Proteins encoded together in one Pirellulales bacterium window:
- a CDS encoding pentapeptide repeat-containing protein, protein MMQQFFRRSGGVAIRTEVLRAGLNAGKSSVVKRHCASRSAALAVALVWATVARADIYQWEYVNPGDPMEGKQPSATLCPGGSGVDATPYANLSNRDLTMAYFIGKDLQSAYFLSSNLTDADLSQANLTNAVFESATLTIADFTGAQVQGARFKGTTAQGFTAAQLYSTASYQAHDLTGI, encoded by the coding sequence ATGATGCAACAGTTTTTTCGCCGGTCTGGTGGCGTCGCCATTCGAACAGAAGTTTTGCGGGCCGGCCTGAACGCAGGCAAATCTTCGGTCGTCAAGCGGCATTGCGCGTCTCGATCGGCCGCGCTTGCCGTAGCGCTGGTCTGGGCAACGGTCGCGCGGGCCGACATCTACCAGTGGGAATACGTCAATCCAGGCGACCCAATGGAGGGGAAGCAGCCCAGCGCGACGCTGTGTCCCGGTGGATCGGGCGTCGATGCGACTCCCTACGCCAATCTCAGCAATCGCGATCTGACGATGGCTTATTTCATTGGCAAGGACTTGCAATCGGCGTATTTTCTCTCATCCAATCTCACGGATGCCGACCTCAGCCAAGCGAACCTCACGAATGCGGTCTTCGAATCTGCCACGCTGACCATTGCCGACTTCACCGGCGCTCAGGTGCAAGGGGCTCGTTTTAAGGGCACAACTGCCCAAGGTTTTACCGCGGCGCAGCTCTACTCGACCGCCAGCTACCAGGCCCACGATCTGACGGGGATC